A single window of Ignavibacteriota bacterium DNA harbors:
- a CDS encoding flagellar basal body P-ring protein FlgI, producing MKKKNAILILIIFANVILGQRIKDITYFKGINSEQLIGYGLVVGLSGTGDSYRSTFTVQSVTSMLKRFGITVPDANLRTRNVAAVMVTAKVNNLAKQGSEFDVSVSSMGDAKSLMGGTLLMTPLSRSDGNVFAMCQGAISIGGYDINTSSGGRVAKNHALSGRIPNGGVLEKPILEEGFVSTELSVVLKDPDFTTSKTIADSINAVFGSTIASAVDAAEVSLSIPAGENNITDFLSRIELINVQKDVIARVVLNERTGTVVSGTNVRISPVSISHGSLNITIKSFPLISQPSPFSQGNTVLFNNQVPDVKEKENETSTYTIDGATNAQEVAAALNSLKVSPRDIIAIFQALKEAGALTAELVIM from the coding sequence ATGAAAAAGAAAAATGCAATTCTTATACTTATAATCTTTGCGAATGTAATATTAGGACAAAGAATAAAAGATATAACATATTTCAAGGGAATAAATTCAGAACAATTAATTGGTTACGGTTTGGTTGTTGGCTTAAGCGGAACAGGAGATAGTTACCGCTCAACTTTTACTGTCCAATCGGTTACCAGTATGTTGAAAAGATTTGGAATTACTGTTCCTGACGCAAATTTGCGGACAAGAAATGTTGCGGCTGTAATGGTTACGGCTAAAGTAAATAATCTTGCAAAACAAGGCAGCGAGTTTGATGTTTCTGTTTCATCAATGGGAGACGCGAAAAGTCTTATGGGCGGAACTTTACTTATGACACCGCTTTCAAGAAGCGACGGAAATGTTTTTGCAATGTGCCAAGGTGCAATTTCAATTGGCGGATATGATATAAACACAAGTTCAGGCGGAAGAGTTGCAAAAAATCACGCTTTAAGCGGCAGAATTCCCAATGGCGGAGTTTTGGAGAAACCAATACTTGAAGAAGGATTTGTGTCTACAGAATTAAGCGTTGTCTTAAAGGATCCGGATTTTACGACCTCAAAGACAATTGCAGATTCAATAAATGCGGTATTCGGATCAACAATTGCTTCAGCTGTTGATGCTGCGGAAGTTAGTTTATCAATTCCTGCCGGTGAAAATAATATAACGGATTTTCTTTCACGAATAGAATTAATAAATGTACAGAAAGACGTAATTGCAAGAGTTGTATTGAATGAAAGAACAGGTACCGTGGTATCGGGAACTAATGTTAGAATTTCTCCCGTTTCAATTTCGCACGGAAGTTTAAATATAACAATTAAGTCATTCCCGTTGATTTCACAACCTTCGCCTTTCTCTCAAGGGAATACTGTTTTGTTTAATAATCAAGTTCCAGACGTAAAAGAAAAAGAAAACGAAACAAGTACTTATACCATAGACGGCGCTACAAATGCTCAGGAAGTCGCCGCGGCATTAAATTCATTAAAAGTTTCACCGCGTGATATTATCGCGATTTTCCAAGCTTTAAAAGAAGCGGGCGCATTAACGGCAGAATTAGTGATAATGTAA
- a CDS encoding flagellar basal body L-ring protein FlgH: MKNIIISLLFIPILINAQNMTQNGFRSLFSDYKAASIGDAITIIVVESSEATNAAEKSTGRESDIGFGLDGGLDANSLPNVNLDLGSNNDFKGKGSAKSSGMVRTKLSAMIDSVLANGLLRIKGSRKIVINDEEQMITIRGVVRTSDIQTDNTVYSYNISDAEIIFQSEGQIKSMQDPGWITKLFHWLF, from the coding sequence ATGAAAAACATAATTATAAGTTTATTATTTATTCCAATATTGATTAATGCCCAGAATATGACTCAAAATGGATTTAGATCATTGTTCTCAGATTATAAAGCCGCAAGTATTGGCGATGCAATAACAATTATAGTAGTCGAATCATCTGAAGCAACAAACGCTGCAGAAAAATCTACCGGAAGAGAAAGTGATATAGGATTCGGTTTAGACGGCGGACTGGACGCAAATTCATTGCCCAATGTAAATTTGGATTTGGGTTCCAACAACGATTTTAAAGGGAAAGGAAGCGCAAAATCTTCAGGAATGGTAAGAACAAAATTGAGCGCTATGATTGATTCGGTTTTGGCAAATGGACTATTAAGAATTAAAGGAAGCCGTAAAATTGTTATAAATGATGAAGAACAAATGATAACAATTAGAGGCGTTGTTAGAACTTCCGATATTCAAACAGACAACACCGTTTATTCTTATAATATTTCAGATGCCGAAATAATATTCCAAAGCGAAGGACAAATTAAAAGTATGCAGGATCCGGGTTGGATAACAAAATTATTTCATTGGTTATTTTAA
- the flgA gene encoding flagellar basal body P-ring formation protein FlgA — translation MNLILQILLSVFLLSNNNVIDNYLKDHLKDFKRYEYEIPKNYTEKIFPDENREFKLEKNYAYMPVNFILNNGEKKQGIVTLKVKLYDDVLVSIRDIKKNEELSISDFQIEEKEITSLRSEPILDFGNIDKYRMRISVSSNTVIETNMIEQIPDIKIGDNLNAVFNKGVVSISFSAVARAEGIIGDIIKIRTDDKKIFKAEIINFNTVKIVE, via the coding sequence ATGAATTTAATTCTACAAATATTGCTTAGTGTTTTTCTCTTATCAAATAATAATGTGATTGATAATTATTTGAAAGATCATTTAAAAGATTTTAAAAGATATGAGTATGAAATTCCTAAAAATTATACTGAAAAAATTTTCCCGGATGAAAATAGAGAATTTAAATTAGAGAAAAATTACGCGTATATGCCGGTTAATTTCATTTTAAATAATGGTGAAAAAAAGCAAGGCATAGTGACTTTGAAAGTTAAATTGTATGATGATGTTTTAGTATCAATACGTGATATTAAAAAAAATGAGGAATTAAGCATAAGTGATTTCCAAATAGAAGAAAAAGAAATCACATCATTAAGATCCGAACCGATTTTAGATTTTGGAAATATTGATAAATACAGAATGAGGATAAGTGTTTCATCAAATACCGTTATTGAAACAAATATGATCGAACAGATTCCTGATATAAAAATTGGCGACAATCTAAATGCAGTTTTTAATAAAGGAGTTGTAAGCATAAGCTTCAGCGCGGTTGCAAGAGCGGAAGGTATAATTGGCGATATAATTAAGATTAGAACGGATGACAAAAAAATCTTTAAAGCAGAAATTATAAATTTTAACACAGTAAAAATCGTCGAGTAA
- the flgG gene encoding flagellar basal-body rod protein FlgG, giving the protein MPTRALKSAASGMYAQEINIQVISNNIANMNTTAFKKNRAEFKDLIYQEISANPQSSVMPGTIENTNTKIQVGSGVKPSSTQKVFIQGDLQQTGQQMDLGINGDGFFQVRKSDGTFSYTRDGSFKISSEGSIVTSDGYVLEPGFTLNEDVKSIAISRDGVITTSEVGGDSIELGTIELAKFVNPGGLQAIGDNLYNETEASGAPILGQAGQEGFGELNQGFLESSNVDIVEEMISMISAQRSYEINSKTVKTVEEMMSIANNLKRV; this is encoded by the coding sequence ATGCCAACAAGAGCCTTAAAAAGTGCCGCTTCAGGAATGTACGCGCAGGAAATAAACATTCAAGTTATTTCTAACAATATCGCGAACATGAATACAACCGCCTTCAAAAAAAATCGGGCAGAATTTAAAGATTTAATCTATCAAGAGATTTCGGCAAATCCGCAAAGCTCTGTAATGCCCGGCACAATTGAAAATACAAATACTAAAATTCAAGTCGGAAGCGGTGTTAAACCATCATCAACGCAAAAAGTTTTTATTCAGGGCGATTTGCAGCAAACCGGACAGCAGATGGATTTGGGAATAAACGGAGACGGATTTTTTCAAGTGCGAAAAAGCGACGGAACGTTCTCATATACGAGAGACGGATCATTTAAAATTTCATCCGAAGGTTCAATTGTAACATCAGACGGTTATGTGCTGGAGCCGGGTTTTACTTTAAATGAAGACGTAAAAAGTATAGCAATTTCCAGAGACGGAGTAATTACAACTTCTGAAGTCGGCGGCGACAGTATTGAATTAGGAACAATAGAGCTTGCTAAATTTGTTAATCCCGGCGGATTGCAGGCAATTGGTGATAACTTATACAATGAAACAGAAGCTTCGGGCGCTCCTATTTTAGGTCAAGCCGGACAAGAAGGCTTTGGCGAATTAAATCAAGGATTTTTGGAATCATCAAACGTTGATATTGTTGAAGAAATGATCTCCATGATCTCGGCACAACGTTCTTATGAAATAAATTCCAAAACAGTAAAAACCGTTGAAGAAATGATGTCGATTGCAAATAATTTAAAACGAGTATAA
- a CDS encoding flagellar hook-basal body protein, whose protein sequence is MIKGLYNASKSMNDKIHNIQIVANNLANLSTNGFKREIPFAEYMERAENQDMKHVTDFSEGEFIETDNPLDFAISGKAFFAVNTERGIELTKNGQFEIDKEGFLATKDGYRVLGDKGNINLDETLVKSNGELTITEDGQIKAGKFLIDNLRIVNVENPELLERSENQTFYYEEQDFTNVDRKDFKIHQGFIEGSNTNPILEMQAMIQLQKDFEASQKMITSLDGMLSQSKEIGKY, encoded by the coding sequence ATGATCAAAGGTTTATATAATGCTTCTAAAAGCATGAATGATAAAATTCATAATATTCAAATTGTCGCGAACAATTTAGCAAACTTAAGCACTAATGGATTTAAGAGAGAAATCCCTTTTGCGGAATATATGGAAAGAGCGGAAAATCAAGATATGAAACACGTTACGGATTTCTCGGAAGGTGAATTTATTGAAACTGATAATCCATTGGACTTTGCGATATCCGGGAAAGCTTTTTTTGCCGTTAACACCGAAAGAGGAATTGAACTGACAAAGAATGGACAGTTTGAAATTGATAAAGAAGGTTTTTTGGCAACCAAAGATGGATACAGAGTTCTTGGCGATAAAGGAAATATAAATTTAGACGAAACCCTAGTCAAATCAAATGGTGAATTAACAATTACAGAAGACGGGCAAATTAAAGCGGGAAAATTTTTGATTGATAATTTAAGAATTGTAAATGTTGAAAATCCCGAATTGCTTGAAAGATCGGAAAATCAAACATTTTATTATGAGGAACAAGATTTTACAAACGTAGACAGAAAAGATTTTAAAATCCATCAGGGATTTATTGAAGGATCGAACACAAATCCCATATTAGAAATGCAGGCAATGATCCAATTGCAGAAAGATTTTGAAGCATCACAAAAAATGATAACTTCATTGGATGGAATGCTTAGTCAAAGTAAAGAAATTGGTAAGTATTAA